In the genome of Terribacillus sp. FSL K6-0262, one region contains:
- a CDS encoding mannitol-1-phosphate 5-dehydrogenase yields MKSVHIGAGNIGRGFIGALLSHADVQVTFADVNRDIISALKEKQQYEVVYAQEEAHSEMITGVTGLNSATEEEAVIKAIAEADLVTTAVGPSILPHVAPVIAKGLVQRAKQPKPIHVIACENMIRGSSQLREFVMAHVDEQDKEQVEGYTAFCDAAVDRIVPIQEHKDLLTVQVEPYFEWVVEKKNWQGELPAIDAITFVDDLEPYIERKLLTVNTGHAAIAYAGYAKGYATIIEAIKDGEILGLAKQALEETSYLLQEKWGFDEDDLTHYIAKILQRYQNPYISDRLTRVGRGPIRKLGPKDRLVYPAQALLDKGKSADALLTTIAYALEFDPEGDDEAKELQERIKAEGAASALSHISGQSKDSALVTKAIEKYELQKDRA; encoded by the coding sequence ATGAAAAGCGTACACATTGGTGCCGGCAATATCGGCAGGGGATTTATCGGCGCCCTTCTCTCCCATGCCGATGTCCAAGTGACTTTCGCGGATGTGAACAGAGACATCATCTCCGCCCTGAAAGAAAAGCAACAGTATGAAGTTGTCTATGCACAGGAAGAAGCGCATTCCGAAATGATTACCGGCGTTACGGGCTTGAACAGTGCCACAGAAGAGGAAGCTGTCATCAAGGCTATTGCAGAGGCGGATCTGGTGACTACAGCAGTAGGTCCATCCATCCTGCCGCACGTCGCACCTGTCATCGCCAAAGGACTTGTCCAGCGCGCCAAACAGCCCAAGCCGATCCACGTAATCGCATGCGAAAATATGATCCGCGGTTCGAGTCAATTGCGTGAGTTTGTCATGGCACATGTAGATGAACAGGATAAGGAACAGGTCGAAGGCTATACCGCATTCTGTGATGCTGCAGTTGACCGGATCGTACCAATACAGGAGCACAAGGACTTGCTGACTGTTCAAGTGGAGCCTTATTTCGAATGGGTCGTGGAGAAGAAAAACTGGCAAGGTGAACTTCCGGCAATAGATGCCATCACCTTCGTCGATGACCTGGAGCCTTATATCGAAAGAAAGCTGCTTACAGTCAACACTGGCCATGCCGCCATTGCCTACGCAGGGTATGCGAAAGGTTATGCCACCATCATCGAAGCAATAAAGGATGGGGAAATCCTCGGTCTTGCGAAACAGGCTCTGGAAGAGACAAGTTACTTGCTGCAGGAAAAATGGGGCTTTGACGAAGATGACTTGACCCACTATATCGCGAAAATCCTGCAGCGCTATCAAAATCCATACATTTCCGATAGGCTGACACGTGTAGGCCGCGGACCGATCCGTAAGCTTGGACCGAAAGATAGATTGGTTTATCCAGCACAGGCATTGCTGGATAAAGGCAAATCCGCTGATGCGCTGCTTACCACCATCGCTTATGCATTGGAATTCGATCCAGAAGGCGATGATGAAGCAAAAGAATTGCAAGAACGCATCAAAGCCGAAGGAGCAGCCTCTGCTTTATCCCATATCAGCGGACAGTCCAAAGACAGCGCGCTGGTGACGAAAGCGATTGAAAAATATGAACTCCAAAAAGACAGAGCATAA
- a CDS encoding PTS sugar transporter subunit IIA translates to MQVLQEANILLNTKLDNQEDAIRKAGQILVDNGYVNETYVDKMIEREALTSTYMGNFVAIPHGTEEAKEEVLASGISVIQAPEGVTFDGNEVKLVFGIAGKNNEHLDILSQIAIVCSEEENIDKLVNATSKQEIMDMFSEVDA, encoded by the coding sequence ATGCAAGTACTACAAGAAGCGAACATTTTACTGAACACAAAATTGGATAACCAGGAGGATGCCATCCGCAAGGCAGGGCAAATCCTTGTGGATAATGGCTATGTAAACGAAACCTATGTGGACAAAATGATCGAACGCGAAGCATTGACATCGACTTATATGGGAAATTTCGTGGCAATCCCCCACGGTACAGAAGAGGCAAAAGAGGAAGTGCTTGCTTCCGGTATCTCTGTGATCCAGGCACCTGAAGGCGTTACATTCGATGGCAATGAAGTGAAGCTTGTCTTCGGCATTGCCGGCAAAAATAACGAACACCTGGATATCCTTTCGCAAATCGCAATCGTTTGCTCAGAGGAGGAAAACATCGATAAGCTTGTCAATGCAACAAGCAAACAAGAGATCATGGACATGTTCTCCGAGGTGGATGCGTAA
- a CDS encoding BglG family transcription antiterminator, with translation MELVSSRERRMILHLLRSRHQFISIRELAEHLNVSSRTIHRELKQVERTLAENKLSLLRVTGSGIRIEGEKAHMEAMQEQLRDAVEVDTTQEERLLHLLYLLVEAAEPVKVAYLANEVQLSKTAISVYLDALEARLNDYSLSIKRRRGVGVELEGEENEKRKILVQLMMEQLDQASIYSFTNDYEEQTLHQFLQNIIKEQSMTTVEKYVMDHLTKLSYSIADNAYVALITYISITIQRIRQHKFVTLSDPLLESLQKTEEYAIAAALSRELETTFSIAFPASEISYIAVQIQGAKRNETIHRSDPLLELQVQAFIQMVTDEIQLPQLEKDETFTEGLLAHIEPAISRAREGIQTYNPLTEKIEQDYQEIVAAVRQALETVFPTFRFGQGEVAFLALHFASARERQRSRQRLHALVVCASGIGTSKMLASRLQNEFPEITQVTLSSFLELREMDLERFDLLISTISLDQFHREYLLVNPLLPGPDVKRVDAFIQQELPAIYKKRKQTEPAESVPASLPAISAFESKLEELKTLTAVIRKVWDNFKIDETYHPQQMDLFTHIDEQAADLGIIGSQGLLAPLLEQRDRLGGMGIPETKMALYHSRNSKIEQPAFWMMALSSPIRIKGMDNKAMEADRLFILAAPDNLPLSCYELFSKISIFILEEQIQPLIRAADQEALSKELAQLFTAHIQQFTDHLGG, from the coding sequence TTGGAATTGGTCAGCAGCAGAGAAAGAAGAATGATCCTGCATTTGCTACGTTCCAGACACCAATTCATCTCCATCCGAGAGCTGGCAGAGCATTTGAATGTCAGCTCTCGAACCATTCATCGGGAATTGAAGCAAGTGGAGCGGACACTCGCTGAGAATAAGCTGTCCTTACTGCGTGTCACCGGATCTGGCATCCGGATAGAAGGAGAAAAAGCTCATATGGAAGCGATGCAGGAACAGCTGCGTGACGCCGTCGAAGTGGACACGACACAGGAAGAGCGGCTGCTCCATTTGCTTTATTTACTCGTTGAAGCTGCCGAGCCTGTCAAAGTTGCCTATCTGGCAAATGAAGTGCAATTATCCAAAACAGCGATATCTGTATATTTGGATGCATTGGAAGCCAGACTGAATGATTATTCGCTGTCCATCAAAAGGCGCCGGGGTGTTGGAGTTGAGCTGGAAGGCGAAGAAAATGAAAAGAGGAAGATCCTTGTCCAGCTCATGATGGAGCAGCTGGATCAAGCATCCATCTATTCCTTCACGAATGACTATGAAGAACAGACATTGCATCAGTTCCTGCAAAACATCATCAAGGAACAGAGTATGACAACGGTGGAGAAATATGTAATGGATCATTTGACCAAACTGTCCTATTCCATCGCAGATAACGCTTATGTTGCGCTTATCACCTATATCAGCATTACGATTCAGAGAATACGGCAGCATAAATTTGTGACCTTATCAGATCCTTTGCTTGAATCTTTACAAAAAACGGAAGAATATGCGATTGCCGCAGCGCTGAGCAGGGAATTGGAAACTACCTTCTCCATTGCATTTCCTGCTTCGGAAATCAGTTATATCGCGGTACAGATCCAAGGGGCGAAGCGGAATGAAACGATACATCGTTCCGACCCGCTGCTCGAGCTCCAGGTGCAAGCTTTCATCCAGATGGTCACAGATGAGATCCAGCTGCCCCAGCTGGAAAAGGATGAGACATTCACAGAAGGTCTGCTCGCCCATATCGAACCAGCGATCAGCCGTGCAAGAGAAGGCATCCAAACGTACAATCCGCTTACAGAAAAGATCGAGCAAGACTACCAGGAGATCGTGGCTGCTGTCCGGCAAGCCCTTGAGACAGTGTTCCCCACTTTTCGTTTTGGGCAAGGCGAGGTCGCCTTCCTGGCATTGCACTTTGCTTCTGCACGGGAAAGACAGCGCAGCAGACAGCGTCTGCATGCCTTGGTTGTATGCGCAAGCGGAATTGGCACTTCCAAGATGCTGGCCAGCAGATTACAAAATGAATTTCCCGAAATTACACAGGTCACATTATCATCCTTCCTGGAATTGAGGGAGATGGACTTGGAAAGGTTCGATTTGCTGATCTCGACGATCAGCCTTGATCAATTCCATCGGGAATACTTGCTTGTCAATCCGCTTCTGCCTGGTCCCGATGTCAAACGCGTAGATGCATTCATCCAGCAAGAGCTGCCGGCCATTTATAAAAAGAGAAAACAAACGGAACCAGCTGAATCCGTTCCGGCATCCCTTCCGGCCATATCAGCTTTTGAGTCCAAATTAGAGGAACTGAAGACTTTGACAGCTGTGATACGAAAGGTTTGGGATAATTTCAAGATCGACGAAACCTATCACCCGCAGCAGATGGACCTATTTACACATATCGATGAACAAGCTGCAGATCTTGGCATCATCGGAAGCCAAGGGCTACTCGCCCCTCTCCTTGAACAAAGAGATCGACTCGGAGGAATGGGGATCCCTGAAACTAAAATGGCCTTGTACCACAGCCGCAACAGCAAAATCGAACAGCCTGCATTTTGGATGATGGCGCTCTCCTCCCCTATCAGGATAAAGGGGATGGATAATAAAGCGATGGAGGCTGACCGCCTTTTCATCCTTGCTGCACCGGACAATTTGCCTTTGAGCTGTTATGAGCTATTCAGCAAGATCAGTATTTTCATTCTGGAAGAGCAAATTCAGCCTCTGATCCGCGCTGCAGACCAAGAAGCACTCAGCAAGGAATTGGCACAGCTGTTCACTGCCCACATCCAGCAATTCACAGATCATTTAGGAGGGTAA
- a CDS encoding PTS mannitol transporter subunit IICB yields MAQEKTSVRARVQKFGSYLSSMVMPNIGAFIAWGLITALFIPDGYFPNETIAAIVDPSITYLLPLLIGFTGGRLVHDIRGGVVGAIVTMGAIVGSPDTPMFLGAMAMGPLGGYTIKLFDQYIGSKVRSGFEMLVNNFSAGIIGGALAIGAIYFVGPLLEGLTNILAAGVDWLVGLGLLPLVNILIEPAKVLFLNNAINHSIFTPLGLEQSAEVGKSILFLLEANPGPGLGILLAFIIFGKGSARASAPGAAIIHFFGGIHEIYFPYILMKPFLIVAAIGGGVTGTLIFSLMDVGLRAAASPGSIIAIFLMGNPSDYLGLALGILGAAAVSFAISAVIMKSSKATETNIEEATAKSKEMKGTKPAAAVGINQTGGAADEAAETLDTAVQHKEQDDGAFDYSNVNKITFACDAGMGSSAMGASLLRKKMKDAGLTEITVDNAAISNIQDDADIVITQKNLTDRARNKRPDAEHISVENFLNSPKYAELIENLKKHQA; encoded by the coding sequence ATGGCACAGGAAAAAACCAGTGTCCGCGCTCGAGTTCAAAAGTTCGGTTCTTATTTGAGCAGCATGGTCATGCCGAACATCGGCGCATTTATCGCATGGGGTCTTATTACCGCATTATTCATACCAGATGGGTATTTCCCGAATGAAACGATTGCAGCAATCGTAGATCCTTCGATCACGTATTTGCTCCCGCTGCTGATCGGTTTTACCGGCGGTCGTCTCGTCCATGATATTCGAGGCGGTGTCGTCGGGGCCATCGTCACAATGGGGGCGATTGTCGGCTCGCCGGATACACCGATGTTCCTGGGAGCGATGGCAATGGGGCCGCTTGGCGGATATACCATCAAGCTATTTGACCAGTATATCGGTTCCAAAGTGCGCTCCGGCTTTGAAATGCTGGTCAACAACTTCTCTGCAGGTATCATCGGCGGCGCTTTGGCAATCGGCGCTATCTACTTTGTAGGTCCGCTGCTTGAAGGATTGACAAATATATTGGCAGCCGGCGTTGACTGGCTTGTAGGACTGGGTCTCCTCCCGCTTGTCAACATATTGATCGAACCAGCAAAAGTATTGTTCCTTAACAATGCAATCAACCATAGTATTTTCACACCGCTTGGCCTGGAGCAATCGGCAGAAGTCGGCAAATCCATTCTTTTCCTATTGGAAGCCAACCCAGGCCCAGGATTGGGTATCCTGCTTGCATTCATCATTTTTGGAAAAGGAAGCGCAAGAGCATCAGCACCAGGTGCAGCTATCATCCATTTCTTCGGGGGGATCCATGAGATCTACTTCCCGTATATCCTGATGAAACCATTCCTGATTGTAGCGGCAATCGGCGGCGGTGTAACCGGAACGCTTATATTCTCCCTGATGGATGTCGGCCTTCGCGCCGCGGCTTCACCAGGCAGTATCATCGCCATCTTCCTGATGGGCAACCCAAGCGACTATCTCGGCCTGGCACTTGGTATTCTTGGTGCGGCTGCCGTATCATTCGCTATCTCTGCAGTCATCATGAAGAGCAGCAAAGCTACCGAAACAAATATCGAAGAAGCAACTGCAAAATCTAAAGAAATGAAAGGAACAAAACCTGCAGCCGCAGTCGGCATCAACCAAACTGGCGGTGCAGCGGATGAAGCTGCTGAAACATTGGATACAGCTGTACAGCACAAAGAGCAGGACGACGGTGCATTTGATTACAGTAATGTAAACAAAATCACGTTTGCCTGTGATGCCGGAATGGGATCCAGTGCAATGGGTGCATCCCTTCTGCGGAAGAAGATGAAGGATGCCGGATTGACTGAAATAACAGTCGATAATGCAGCCATTTCCAATATCCAGGATGATGCCGATATCGTCATCACGCAGAAGAATCTGACAGACCGCGCACGCAATAAACGACCGGATGCTGAGCATATCTCAGTGGAAAACTTCTTGAACAGTCCAAAATATGCAGAACTGATCGAGAACCTCAAAAAGCATCAAGCATAA